One Paraburkholderia sp. IMGN_8 DNA window includes the following coding sequences:
- a CDS encoding glycine zipper 2TM domain-containing protein, producing the protein MDNPDTKPTEQRRLHPLVATAAGALIIASLAATAAITGLFPKASSNGVQTDQTQAAQVTTQPAVVDSAAPANLAAQQAAQQAAEQQAQQAAQQQAQQPVQRQPAPAPVQQPQYAQQQQAQPAPQYAQQQPSQPAYCSTCGTVVSISAVKQEGHGTGIGAVGGAVAGGVVGNQFGSGNGRTAMTILGALGGGLAGNSVEKHLRSSTSYSVRVRMENGKMRYFTYHEAPPFQQGQRVRVENGTLVAS; encoded by the coding sequence ATGGACAACCCGGATACCAAGCCCACGGAACAACGCCGTCTCCACCCGCTCGTAGCGACCGCTGCGGGCGCCCTCATCATCGCCAGCCTTGCCGCGACGGCGGCGATCACAGGCCTGTTCCCGAAGGCCTCGAGCAACGGCGTGCAAACCGACCAGACCCAGGCCGCGCAAGTGACTACGCAACCGGCGGTGGTCGATTCCGCCGCTCCGGCGAACCTGGCGGCGCAACAGGCCGCCCAACAAGCAGCGGAGCAACAGGCGCAACAGGCCGCCCAACAGCAGGCTCAGCAACCGGTTCAACGCCAGCCAGCCCCGGCGCCTGTGCAACAACCGCAATACGCCCAGCAGCAACAAGCGCAGCCGGCCCCGCAATATGCGCAGCAGCAACCTTCGCAACCGGCTTACTGCTCGACTTGCGGCACGGTGGTCAGCATCTCGGCGGTGAAGCAGGAAGGTCATGGCACTGGCATCGGCGCGGTCGGCGGTGCAGTGGCCGGCGGCGTGGTCGGCAACCAGTTCGGTAGCGGCAACGGCCGTACCGCAATGACGATTCTCGGCGCGCTCGGCGGTGGTCTCGCCGGCAACTCGGTCGAAAAACATCTGCGCAGCAGCACGTCGTATTCGGTGCGCGTGCGCATGGAAAACGGCAAGATGCGCTACTTCACATACCATGAAGCGCCGCCGTTCCAGCAAGGTCAGCGCGTGCGGGTCGAAAACGGCACGCTGGTGGCAAGCTGA
- the fdx gene encoding ISC system 2Fe-2S type ferredoxin has translation MPQIVVLPHIELCPEGAVIDAVPGKSICDSLLDHGIEIEHACEKSCACTTCHVIVREGFAALTPSEEDEDDLLDKAWGLEPASRLSCQAMVPAEQDLVVEIPRYSINHAKENH, from the coding sequence ATGCCTCAAATCGTTGTGCTGCCTCACATTGAACTGTGCCCGGAAGGCGCGGTGATCGATGCCGTGCCCGGCAAGAGCATCTGCGACAGTCTGCTCGATCACGGCATCGAAATCGAGCACGCGTGCGAGAAGTCCTGCGCGTGCACGACCTGCCACGTGATCGTGCGTGAGGGTTTCGCCGCCTTGACGCCGTCCGAGGAAGACGAGGACGATCTGCTGGACAAAGCGTGGGGGCTGGAACCGGCCTCGCGTTTGTCGTGCCAGGCGATGGTGCCGGCGGAGCAGGATCTGGTCGTCGAAATCCCGCGTTACTCGATCAATCACGCGAAGGAAAACCACTAA
- a CDS encoding regulator, with the protein MRSIMHVNRLHLLLPFALPAAADASTALHDIQSPALDRLIARATLVERVVGEDFQRTLPHERWVARQFGTLPGGAAAADEAPLAPYMLRADGGEPGNATWACVQPVHVRIAHDHLVLIDPASLELSDDEAAALLAVARPLIEELGVRIEAPKPARWYLSGEGFGTLAGASPLRASGRNIEIWLPHEAHSGERSRAWMKLQNEVQMAWFEHPVNEAREARGLPAVNSIWFHAQGAAQPVTSPFARVFSDAAATRGLALTAGVETGAPPASFGALPAASDGANAHANRSAGGVTLVELDPFSAPYIEQDWARWNDAFAALQTDWFEPALEALQAGRLGELGLTLCGDTGSVTLSVTRGDLRKFWRRRVLASLFIE; encoded by the coding sequence ATGCGCAGCATCATGCACGTCAACCGCCTTCATCTTCTTCTACCCTTCGCGCTGCCCGCCGCAGCCGACGCCTCCACCGCACTGCACGACATCCAGAGTCCGGCCCTCGACCGGCTGATCGCCCGCGCGACGCTGGTCGAACGGGTGGTCGGCGAGGATTTTCAGCGCACGCTGCCGCACGAACGCTGGGTGGCGCGCCAGTTCGGCACGCTGCCGGGCGGCGCCGCGGCCGCCGACGAAGCCCCGCTCGCTCCGTACATGCTGCGCGCGGACGGCGGCGAACCCGGCAACGCGACGTGGGCCTGCGTGCAGCCGGTGCATGTGCGCATTGCGCATGACCATCTGGTGCTGATCGATCCGGCCTCGCTCGAATTATCGGACGACGAGGCCGCCGCGCTGCTGGCGGTCGCCCGGCCGTTGATCGAGGAACTCGGCGTGCGCATCGAAGCGCCCAAGCCCGCGCGCTGGTACTTGTCGGGCGAAGGCTTCGGCACGCTGGCGGGCGCCTCGCCGCTGCGCGCGAGCGGCCGCAACATCGAAATCTGGCTGCCGCACGAAGCGCATTCCGGCGAGCGTTCGCGCGCATGGATGAAGCTGCAAAACGAAGTGCAAATGGCGTGGTTCGAGCATCCGGTCAACGAAGCGCGCGAGGCGCGCGGCTTGCCGGCGGTCAACTCGATCTGGTTTCACGCCCAAGGCGCGGCGCAACCGGTGACGAGCCCGTTCGCCCGGGTGTTCTCCGACGCGGCGGCCACGCGCGGCCTCGCGCTGACTGCAGGCGTCGAGACCGGCGCGCCGCCTGCATCGTTCGGGGCACTGCCTGCCGCTTCTGACGGCGCGAACGCACACGCAAATAGAAGCGCCGGCGGCGTCACGCTGGTCGAACTCGATCCGTTCTCCGCGCCCTACATCGAGCAGGACTGGGCGCGCTGGAACGACGCCTTCGCCGCGTTGCAAACGGACTGGTTCGAACCGGCACTGGAAGCGTTGCAAGCGGGCCGGCTCGGCGAACTCGGCCTGACGCTGTGCGGCGACACCGGCTCGGTGACGCTGTCGGTCACGCGCGGCGATCTGCGTAAATTCTGGCGGCGGCGCGTGCTCGCCTCGCTTTTCATCGAATGA
- the iscU gene encoding Fe-S cluster assembly scaffold IscU, producing MAYSDKVLDHYENPRNVGSFAKDDDAVGTGMVGAPACGDVMKLQIRVGADGIIEDAKFKTYGCGSAIASSSLVTEWVKGKTLDQAMSIKNTQIAEELALPPVKIHCSILAEDAIKAAVADYKQRHGEAVVEADKQHA from the coding sequence ATGGCTTATAGCGACAAGGTTCTGGACCACTACGAAAACCCGCGCAACGTCGGTTCCTTCGCGAAGGACGACGATGCGGTCGGCACCGGCATGGTTGGCGCGCCGGCGTGCGGCGACGTGATGAAGCTGCAGATCCGCGTGGGCGCGGACGGCATCATTGAAGACGCGAAGTTCAAGACGTACGGCTGCGGTTCGGCCATCGCGTCGAGCTCGCTCGTCACTGAATGGGTGAAGGGCAAGACCCTCGACCAGGCCATGTCGATCAAAAACACGCAGATCGCCGAAGAACTGGCGCTGCCGCCGGTGAAGATCCACTGCTCGATTCTCGCGGAAGACGCGATCAAGGCAGCGGTCGCCGACTACAAGCAACGCCACGGCGAAGCTGTCGTCGAAGCTGACAAGCAGCACGCTTAA
- the hscA gene encoding Fe-S protein assembly chaperone HscA, with protein sequence MALLQISEPGMAPAPHQRRLAVGIDLGTTNSLVAAVRSGVPDVLPDEDGHALLPSVVRYLEKGGRRIGRAAKAEAATDPRNTIVSVKRFMGRGKAEVEGAENAPYDFVDAPGMVQIRTVDGVKSPVEVSAEILATLRQRAEDSLGDELVGAVITVPAYFDEAQRQATKDAARLAGLNVLRLLNEPTAAAIAYGLDNGSEGLYAVYDLGGGTFDLSILKLTRGVFEVLAAGGDSALGGDDFDHALYRHVLEQAGIAPQTLVPEDVRLLLDSVRATKEALSDVPRAKLQATLSNGTAIDLTIDEATFETITQALVQRTLGPTKKALRDAKVATKDIKGVVLVGGATRMPVIRRAVESFFGQPPLTNLDPDQVVALGAAIQADLLAGNRGADGDDWLLLDVIPLSLGVETMGGLTEKIIPRNSTIPVARAQDFTTFKDGQTAMAIHVVQGERELVSDCRSLARFELRGIPPMAAGAARIRVTYQVDADGLLSVFAREQGSGVEASVVVKPSYGLADDDIARMLEDSFSTAEVDMRARALREAQVEARRLVEATDAALAADAELLDDSERAELDALLAALRNIAQSDDVDAIEAATKTLAEGTDEFAARRMNKGIRRALAGRKLDEI encoded by the coding sequence ATGGCCTTACTGCAAATCTCCGAACCCGGCATGGCGCCGGCGCCTCATCAGCGGCGTCTCGCGGTCGGTATCGATCTCGGCACCACCAACTCCCTCGTCGCCGCCGTGCGCAGCGGCGTGCCCGACGTGCTGCCCGATGAGGACGGCCATGCGCTGCTGCCGTCGGTGGTGCGTTACCTCGAAAAGGGCGGCCGCCGTATCGGCCGCGCCGCCAAGGCAGAAGCCGCGACTGATCCGCGGAACACGATCGTGTCGGTCAAGCGCTTCATGGGCCGCGGCAAGGCGGAAGTCGAAGGCGCCGAAAACGCGCCGTACGATTTCGTCGACGCGCCTGGCATGGTGCAGATCCGTACCGTCGACGGCGTGAAGAGCCCGGTCGAAGTGTCGGCGGAAATTCTCGCCACGCTGCGCCAGCGCGCGGAAGACTCGCTCGGCGACGAGCTGGTCGGCGCGGTTATCACCGTGCCCGCGTATTTCGACGAAGCGCAGCGCCAGGCGACCAAAGACGCCGCGCGTCTGGCCGGTCTGAATGTGCTGCGCCTGTTGAACGAGCCGACCGCGGCGGCGATCGCCTACGGTCTCGATAACGGTTCCGAGGGTCTGTACGCGGTGTACGACCTCGGCGGCGGCACCTTCGATCTGTCGATTCTCAAGCTCACCAGGGGCGTTTTCGAAGTGCTCGCGGCGGGCGGCGATTCCGCGCTCGGCGGCGACGATTTCGACCACGCGCTATATCGCCATGTGCTCGAACAAGCCGGCATCGCGCCGCAGACGCTTGTTCCGGAAGATGTGCGCCTGCTGCTGGACAGCGTGCGCGCGACCAAGGAAGCTTTGTCGGACGTGCCACGTGCGAAGTTGCAGGCAACGCTCTCGAACGGCACTGCGATCGATCTGACGATCGACGAAGCCACTTTCGAAACGATCACCCAGGCGCTCGTTCAGCGCACGCTCGGTCCGACGAAGAAAGCACTGCGCGACGCCAAGGTCGCCACGAAGGACATCAAAGGCGTGGTGCTGGTCGGCGGCGCGACGCGCATGCCGGTGATCCGCCGCGCGGTCGAGTCGTTCTTCGGCCAGCCGCCGCTCACCAATCTGGATCCGGATCAGGTCGTCGCGCTCGGCGCGGCGATCCAGGCCGATCTGCTCGCGGGCAATCGCGGCGCCGACGGCGACGACTGGCTGCTGCTCGACGTGATTCCGCTGTCGCTCGGCGTCGAAACGATGGGCGGCCTGACCGAGAAAATCATCCCGCGCAATTCGACGATTCCGGTCGCGCGCGCGCAGGATTTCACGACCTTCAAGGACGGCCAGACAGCGATGGCGATCCACGTCGTGCAAGGCGAGCGCGAGCTCGTCAGTGATTGCCGCTCGCTCGCGCGTTTCGAGCTGCGCGGCATTCCGCCGATGGCCGCCGGCGCCGCGCGGATTCGCGTTACGTATCAGGTCGACGCGGACGGTTTGCTGTCCGTGTTCGCGCGTGAGCAGGGTTCGGGCGTCGAGGCGTCGGTGGTGGTCAAGCCGTCGTACGGTCTCGCCGACGACGACATTGCCAGGATGCTCGAAGACAGCTTCTCGACCGCCGAAGTCGACATGCGCGCCCGTGCGCTGCGTGAAGCGCAAGTCGAAGCGCGGCGCCTCGTCGAAGCGACCGACGCCGCGCTTGCCGCTGACGCCGAATTGCTCGACGACAGCGAACGCGCCGAACTCGACGCGCTGCTTGCCGCTTTGCGCAATATTGCGCAAAGCGACGACGTCGACGCGATCGAAGCCGCGACCAAAACGCTCGCCGAAGGCACCGACGAATTCGCTGCCCGCCGCATGAACAAGGGCATTCGCCGCGCGCTGGCCGGCCGCAAGCTCGACGAGATCTGA
- the iscA gene encoding iron-sulfur cluster assembly protein IscA: MAITLTEKAAQHVQKYLIRRGKGVGLRLGVRTTGCSGLAYKLEYVDELAPEDEVFECNGVKIIVDPKSLAYIDGTELDFAREGLNEGFKFNNPNVKDECGCGESFRV, encoded by the coding sequence ATGGCAATTACGTTGACCGAAAAGGCAGCACAGCACGTCCAGAAGTATCTGATTCGTCGCGGCAAGGGTGTCGGGCTGCGGCTTGGCGTGCGCACGACCGGTTGCTCGGGTTTGGCCTACAAACTCGAGTACGTGGATGAACTCGCGCCCGAAGACGAAGTGTTCGAATGCAACGGCGTGAAGATCATTGTCGACCCGAAGAGCCTCGCCTATATCGACGGCACCGAACTCGACTTCGCACGTGAAGGGTTGAACGAAGGCTTCAAGTTCAACAACCCGAACGTGAAGGACGAGTGCGGTTGCGGCGAGTCGTTCCGCGTGTAA
- the iscX gene encoding Fe-S cluster assembly protein IscX codes for MKWTDTQDIAMALTDKHQDIDPQQVRFTDLHRWVTELEGFDDDPNRSNEKILEAIQAAWIEDADY; via the coding sequence ATGAAGTGGACCGATACGCAAGACATCGCGATGGCCCTGACCGACAAGCACCAGGACATCGATCCGCAGCAGGTGCGCTTCACTGATTTGCACCGCTGGGTTACCGAGCTGGAAGGTTTCGACGACGACCCTAACCGGTCGAACGAGAAGATCCTCGAGGCGATTCAGGCTGCCTGGATCGAAGACGCGGATTATTGA
- the lysS gene encoding lysine--tRNA ligase, translating into MNEQIQPNVVPEVDDNKIIAERREKLRELREQGIAYPNDFRPTHHAEDLQAQYEHTDKEALEATPLEVAIAGRMMLKRVMGKASFATVRDGSGQIQFFITPADVGQPTYDAFKKWDMGDIVAARGVLFRTNKGELSVRCIELRLLSKSLRPLPDKFHGLSDQEMKYRQRYVDLIVTPETRKTFVARTKAISSIRKFMADADFMEVETPMLHPIPGGAAAKPFTTHHNALDMQMFLRIAPELYLKRLVVGGFERVFEINRNFRNEGVSVRHNPEFTMIEFYAAYTDYKWIMDFTEQLIRQAAVDALGSATISYQGRELDLAKPFHRLTISQAIQKYAPQYTDAQLGDDAFLRTELKKFGVDASQPQFLNAGIGALQLALFEETAESQLWEPTFIIDYPIEVSPLARASDKFDGITERFELFITGREIANGFSELNDPEDQAARFKKQVDQKDAGDEEAMFYDADYIRALEYGMPPAGGCGIGIDRLVMMLTDSPSIRDVILFPHLRRED; encoded by the coding sequence ATGAACGAACAGATCCAGCCGAATGTCGTGCCCGAGGTGGACGACAACAAGATCATCGCCGAGCGCCGCGAAAAGCTGCGCGAGCTGCGTGAGCAAGGCATCGCCTATCCGAACGATTTCCGCCCCACGCACCACGCCGAAGATCTGCAAGCGCAATACGAGCATACCGACAAGGAAGCGCTCGAAGCCACGCCGCTCGAAGTTGCGATTGCCGGCCGCATGATGCTCAAGCGCGTGATGGGCAAAGCAAGCTTCGCGACCGTGCGCGACGGTTCGGGTCAGATCCAGTTCTTCATCACGCCGGCCGACGTCGGCCAGCCCACGTACGACGCGTTCAAGAAGTGGGACATGGGCGACATCGTCGCGGCGCGCGGCGTGCTGTTCCGCACCAACAAGGGCGAGCTGTCGGTGCGTTGTATCGAACTGCGTTTGCTGTCGAAGTCGCTGCGTCCGCTGCCGGACAAGTTCCACGGTCTGTCTGACCAGGAAATGAAGTATCGCCAGCGCTATGTCGATCTGATCGTCACGCCGGAAACGCGCAAGACTTTCGTCGCGCGCACCAAGGCGATCTCGTCGATCCGCAAGTTCATGGCGGACGCGGACTTCATGGAAGTCGAAACGCCGATGCTGCACCCGATCCCCGGCGGCGCCGCGGCCAAGCCGTTCACCACGCACCACAATGCGCTCGACATGCAAATGTTCCTGCGGATCGCGCCGGAACTGTATCTGAAGCGGCTAGTGGTCGGCGGCTTCGAGCGCGTGTTCGAGATCAACCGGAATTTCCGCAATGAGGGCGTGTCGGTGCGCCACAATCCGGAATTCACGATGATCGAGTTCTACGCGGCCTACACCGATTACAAGTGGATCATGGACTTCACCGAGCAGCTCATCCGCCAGGCGGCGGTCGATGCGCTCGGCAGCGCGACGATCAGCTACCAGGGCCGGGAACTGGATCTGGCCAAGCCCTTCCATCGCTTGACGATCAGCCAGGCGATCCAGAAGTACGCGCCGCAGTACACAGACGCACAACTCGGCGACGACGCATTCCTCCGCACGGAATTGAAGAAGTTCGGCGTCGATGCGTCGCAGCCGCAGTTCCTGAACGCGGGCATCGGCGCCTTGCAACTAGCGCTGTTCGAAGAAACCGCCGAGTCGCAGTTGTGGGAGCCGACTTTCATCATCGACTACCCGATCGAAGTGTCGCCGCTCGCGCGCGCATCGGACAAGTTCGATGGGATCACCGAGCGTTTCGAGCTGTTCATTACTGGCCGCGAAATCGCCAACGGCTTCTCTGAACTGAACGATCCGGAAGACCAGGCCGCGCGCTTCAAGAAGCAGGTCGACCAGAAAGACGCCGGCGACGAAGAAGCAATGTTCTACGACGCCGACTACATCCGCGCTTTGGAATACGGCATGCCGCCGGCGGGCGGTTGCGGGATCGGCATCGACCGTCTGGTGATGATGCTGACCGACAGCCCGAGCATCCGCGACGTGATTCTGTTTCCGCATCTGCGCCGCGAAGACTGA
- the prfB gene encoding peptide chain release factor 2 (programmed frameshift), with amino-acid sequence MEAERLNAIEASLADLRTRAADLRGYLDYDDKALRLIEVNRELEDPDVWNDSKHAQALGREKKLLDDVVGKLTALDNDLRDAQDLFEMAREEEDEETLVACEADAQGLEQRVADMEFRRMFANPADPNNAFLDIQAGAGGTEACDWASMLLRQYLRYCERKGFKTEVLEQTEGDVAGIKNATIKIEGEYAYGFLRTETGVHRLVRKSPFDSSGGRHTSFSSVFVYPEIDDSIEVDINPADLRIDTYRASGAGGQHINKTDSAVRITHMPSGIVVQCQNDRSQHRNRAEAMAMLKSRLYEAEIRKRQAEQDKLEAGKTDVGWGHQIRSYVLDNSRIKDLRTNVEISNTKSVLDGDLDPFISASLKQGV; translated from the exons ATGGAAGCGGAACGTCTCAACGCGATCGAAGCCTCTCTGGCGGACCTGCGCACGCGCGCGGCCGACCTACGGGGGTATCTT GACTACGACGACAAAGCACTGCGTCTAATCGAAGTCAACCGGGAACTCGAAGACCCGGACGTCTGGAACGACTCGAAGCACGCCCAGGCCCTCGGCCGGGAAAAAAAGCTGCTCGACGACGTCGTCGGCAAACTCACGGCGCTCGATAACGACCTGCGTGACGCGCAGGATCTGTTCGAAATGGCTCGCGAAGAAGAAGACGAGGAAACGCTCGTCGCCTGCGAGGCGGATGCACAAGGCCTCGAACAGCGCGTCGCCGATATGGAATTCCGCCGGATGTTCGCGAACCCGGCCGACCCGAACAACGCCTTCCTCGACATTCAAGCCGGCGCCGGCGGCACCGAAGCGTGCGACTGGGCCTCGATGCTGCTGCGCCAGTACCTGCGCTACTGCGAACGCAAGGGCTTCAAGACCGAAGTGCTGGAACAGACCGAAGGCGACGTCGCCGGCATCAAGAACGCAACGATCAAAATCGAGGGCGAATACGCCTACGGATTCCTGCGCACTGAAACCGGCGTGCACCGCCTCGTGCGCAAATCGCCGTTCGATTCGTCAGGCGGCCGTCATACATCGTTCTCGTCGGTGTTCGTGTATCCGGAAATCGACGATTCGATCGAAGTCGACATCAACCCGGCCGATCTGCGCATCGACACGTACCGCGCGTCCGGCGCGGGCGGTCAGCACATCAACAAGACCGACTCCGCGGTGCGGATCACGCACATGCCGTCGGGCATCGTGGTGCAGTGCCAGAACGACCGCTCGCAGCACCGTAACCGTGCCGAAGCCATGGCCATGCTGAAGTCGCGCCTGTACGAAGCGGAAATCCGCAAGCGTCAGGCCGAGCAGGACAAGCTCGAAGCCGGCAAGACCGATGTGGGCTGGGGTCATCAGATCCGCTCGTACGTGCTGGACAACAGCCGTATCAAGGATCTGCGCACTAATGTCGAAATCAGCAATACCAAGAGCGTGCTCGACGGCGACCTCGATCCGTTCATCAGCGCCAGCCTGAAACAGGGCGTCTAA
- the recJ gene encoding single-stranded-DNA-specific exonuclease RecJ: MTRIVTRACSPVDAEVLTRHGLHPVLARLYASRGVCMPDEIETGLARLVPPAGLKGCEDAAALLADAIQGKRRMLVVADYDCDGATACAVAVRGLRMFGAQIEYLVPNRFEYGYGLTPEIVALAARSASSKPELLITVDNGIASVDGVEAANALGIDVLVTDHHLPGDELPAARAIVNPNQPGCTFPSKCIAGVGVMFYVLLALRAELRRRGAFNDAFPEPRLDGLLDLVALGTVADVVKLDGNNRVLVAQGLQRIRKGKMQPGIAALFRAAARDARSASGFDLGFALGPRLNAAGRLSDMSLGIECLTTDDIGRAWELAQQLDTMNRERREIEAGMQQQALEDLSAINPDGATTITLFNPGWHQGVIGIVAGRLKEKFHRPSFTFALADDSGQLVKGSGRSIAGFHLRDALDLISKREPGLIVKFGGHAMAAGLTIAAADVPRFTAAFEAVGREWLSDDALARTVETDGELEDAYFTPQFVEMLDAAVWGQGFPAPVFSGEFDIASQALVKDKHLKLQLVRGRQRFNAIWFNHTDTLPARTTVAYRLASDTWNGVSRVQLIVEHAVG, encoded by the coding sequence ATGACTCGAATCGTTACGCGCGCCTGCTCTCCGGTCGACGCCGAAGTCCTCACCCGCCACGGCCTGCATCCGGTGCTCGCGCGTCTGTACGCATCACGCGGCGTGTGCATGCCCGATGAAATCGAAACCGGCCTCGCCCGGCTCGTGCCGCCCGCCGGGCTCAAAGGCTGCGAAGACGCCGCCGCGCTGCTCGCCGACGCGATTCAGGGCAAGCGCCGCATGCTGGTCGTGGCCGACTACGACTGCGACGGCGCCACCGCCTGCGCGGTCGCGGTGCGCGGCCTGCGGATGTTCGGCGCACAGATCGAGTACCTCGTGCCGAACCGCTTCGAGTACGGCTATGGTTTGACACCCGAGATCGTCGCGCTGGCCGCGCGCAGTGCGTCCAGCAAGCCGGAACTGCTGATCACGGTGGATAACGGCATCGCCAGCGTCGACGGTGTGGAAGCGGCCAACGCGCTCGGCATCGACGTGCTGGTGACCGATCACCACTTGCCCGGCGACGAGCTCCCCGCCGCCCGTGCGATCGTCAACCCGAATCAGCCGGGCTGCACGTTTCCGAGCAAATGCATCGCGGGCGTCGGCGTGATGTTTTATGTGCTGCTGGCGTTGCGCGCGGAATTGCGCCGCCGCGGCGCCTTCAACGACGCATTTCCCGAACCGCGCCTCGACGGCCTGCTCGATCTGGTCGCGCTCGGCACGGTCGCCGATGTGGTCAAGCTCGACGGCAACAATCGCGTGCTGGTTGCGCAAGGCTTGCAGCGGATTCGCAAAGGCAAGATGCAGCCGGGCATCGCCGCCCTCTTTCGCGCTGCTGCGCGCGACGCGCGCAGCGCGTCGGGCTTCGACCTCGGTTTTGCGCTCGGCCCGCGGCTCAATGCGGCTGGGCGCCTGTCGGACATGTCGCTCGGCATCGAATGCCTGACCACCGACGACATCGGCCGCGCGTGGGAACTCGCGCAGCAACTCGACACGATGAACCGTGAGCGCCGCGAGATCGAAGCCGGCATGCAGCAGCAGGCGCTCGAGGACCTCTCGGCGATCAATCCCGACGGCGCGACCACCATTACGCTGTTCAATCCGGGCTGGCACCAGGGCGTGATCGGCATCGTCGCCGGACGGCTGAAGGAAAAATTCCACCGGCCGTCGTTCACCTTCGCGCTCGCCGACGACAGCGGCCAGTTGGTCAAAGGCTCGGGCCGCTCGATCGCAGGCTTCCATCTGCGCGACGCGCTCGACCTGATTTCCAAACGTGAGCCTGGGCTGATCGTCAAATTCGGCGGCCACGCGATGGCGGCGGGCCTCACCATCGCCGCCGCCGACGTGCCGCGCTTTACTGCCGCGTTCGAAGCGGTCGGCCGCGAATGGCTCTCTGACGACGCGCTCGCGCGCACCGTCGAAACGGACGGCGAACTCGAAGACGCGTACTTCACACCGCAATTCGTCGAAATGCTCGACGCCGCCGTCTGGGGCCAGGGCTTCCCGGCGCCGGTATTTTCCGGCGAATTCGATATCGCGTCACAGGCGCTGGTCAAGGACAAGCATCTGAAGCTGCAACTGGTGCGCGGCCGACAGCGCTTCAACGCGATCTGGTTCAACCATACCGACACGCTGCCCGCACGCACCACCGTCGCTTACCGGCTCGCGAGCGACACGTGGAACGGCGTGTCGCGAGTGCAATTGATCGTAGAACACGCGGTGGGCTAG
- the hscB gene encoding Fe-S protein assembly co-chaperone HscB: MASLNDSHFDLFDLPAQFALDASALDHAYRTVQAQVHPDRFAAAGDAQKRIAMQWATRTNEAYQTLRDPLKRATYLLHLRGIDVGAENNTAMEPAFLMQQMEWREGIEDAAAAKNVDALDALLTELCDEERMRFDKLRALLDSGANQAAGEAVRQLMFIERVASEIGTQIERLEN, encoded by the coding sequence ATGGCCTCGCTGAACGACAGCCACTTCGACTTGTTCGATCTGCCCGCGCAATTCGCGCTCGACGCGTCCGCGCTCGACCACGCGTACCGCACGGTGCAGGCGCAAGTGCACCCGGACCGCTTCGCGGCGGCCGGCGACGCGCAAAAACGCATTGCGATGCAATGGGCGACGCGCACCAACGAGGCGTATCAGACGCTGCGCGATCCGCTGAAACGCGCGACCTATCTGCTGCATCTGCGCGGCATCGACGTCGGCGCGGAGAACAATACGGCGATGGAGCCGGCGTTCCTGATGCAGCAGATGGAGTGGCGCGAAGGTATTGAAGACGCGGCCGCGGCGAAGAACGTCGATGCGCTCGACGCCCTGCTCACGGAACTGTGCGACGAAGAGCGCATGCGTTTCGACAAACTCCGCGCCTTGCTCGACAGCGGCGCGAATCAGGCGGCGGGCGAGGCGGTGCGGCAGTTGATGTTCATCGAGCGGGTGGCGTCGGAAATCGGCACGCAGATCGAGCGGCTCGAAAACTAG